The Mesorhizobium sp. AR10 genome includes the window CCGTTACCCCGGGAAACATCGGCTGGCCAAACCGTTGTGGGAATGGCGTCCTCACCGGATGTCACCCACCCAACGGAGATTTCCATGCGTATGCGAACCTTCACGCCGATGCTTTCGGCGCTGGCCATTTCGGCTTCTATTCTGGTTGTTTCACCGGCCTTGGCCGATACGGTGAAGATGAAGGCGACGCTCGATGGCGGCCAACAGAACCCGCCCGTCACCACCAAAGGCAAGGGCACGGCAACTCTTGGCTTCGACACGACCACCAAGAAGCTCAGCTGGACGGTGAAGTATTCCGGCCTCAGCGGACCGGCGACGGCGGCGCACATTCACGGCCCGGCTGCGACGGGTGCCAACGCTGGCGTCGTGATCCCGTTCAAAGGCAAGCTGAAGAGCCCGATCAAGGGATCGGCGACGCTGACCGACGCTCAGGCGGCTGACCTGGAGGCAGGCAAATACTACGTCAACGTCCATACCGCGGCCAACAAGGACGGCGAGATCCGCGGCCAGATCGAGACGGCGAAGTAGCGTCGAGTCGCGCCGGCAAAGGGGCGGGCGACCGCCCCTTTTTCTTGCCTCAGACCTTGTCGCGGATTTGGGTCATCGTCCGGGTCGGAGTGATCGCCTCGGGGTCGAGCCTGATCTCGACGATCGACGGCTTGCCGCTGGCGCGCGCGCGCTCGAAGGCCGGGGCGAAGTCGGCGGTCTTGTCGACCGTCTCGCCATGGCCGCCATAGGCGCGGGCAAGCGCCGCGAAGTCGGGATTCTTCAGGTCGGTCGCCACGACACGGCCGGGATATTCGCGCTCCTGGTGCATGCGGATGGTGCCATAAATGCCGTTGTTGACGACGATAACGATGATCGGCAGATCGTACTGTACGGCAGTGGCGAATTCCTGGCCGTTCATCAGGAAGCAGCCGTCACCGGCAAAGGCGATGACGTCGCGATCCGGAAACAATTCCTTGGCGGCGACCGCGGCCGGCGTGCCGTAACCCATCGAGCCTGATGTCGGTGCACCCTGCGTGGCAAAGCGGCGGAAGCGGTGGAAGCGATGCACCCAGGTGGCGTAGTTGCCGGCGCCATTGGTGAGGATAGCGTCGTCGGGCAGCATCTTTTCCAGATAGTTCATGATCGGCCCCATCTGGACGGAACCGGGACCGCCTTCCGGCGGCGTCGACCAGTCGAGATAGGCGGCGTGCAGCTTCGGTGTTTCATCCGCCCAAGCCGCCGTGCCGGACGGCTTGCGCTTTGCAAAGGCGTCGACGAAGGCGGCAGGCGAGGCGTTGATCGCCAGCGTCGGCCGGTAGACGCGGCCGAGTTCGCCAGCGTCGGCATGGACGTGAACAAGCGTCTGGTCGGGGTAGGGGCTCTTCAGCAGAGTGTAGTCGGAGGACGGCATTTCGCCCATTCGGCCGCCGATGAGCAGCACGAGGTCGGCTTGCTTGATCGCGTTTGCCAGCTTGGGGTTGATGCCGATGCCGACGTCGCCGGCATAGTTCGGGTGGAGATGATCGAACAGCATCTGGCGGCGGAAGGAGCAACCGACCGGCAGCCACCAGGCCTCGGCGATGGTTCGCATTTTCTGGACGGCCTCCGCATCCCAGCGCGTGCCACCGAGGATGACAAAGGGGCGCCTGGCCTTGCCGAGCAACTTTTCCAGCGTGTCGAGTTCGGCTTCGCCGGGACGCGTTTCAACCGGCGTATGCGGCAAGGCGGCCGGCGCCTCGACCAGGCTGGTCAGCATGTCTTCCGGCAGCGAGATGACCACCGGGCCGGGACGGCCGGACGTTGCCACGGCGAAGGCGCGCGTCACGAATTCGGGGATGCGCGAAGCATCGTCGATCTCGACCACCCATTTGGCGATGTCGCCGAAGAAGCGCTTGTAGTCGACCTCCTGGAAGGCCTCACGCTCCTTGGCGTGGCTGGCGACCTGGCCGATGAACAGGATCACTGGAACTGAATCCTGCATGGCGATGTGGATGCCGGCCGAGGCGTTGGTGGCGCCAGGGCCGCGGGTGACGAAGCAGATGCCGGGCTTGCCGGTCAGGCGGCCATGGCAGTCGGCCATCATCGCGGCGCCACCCTCCTGTCGGCAGACGATGGTGCGGATCGCCGAATCGTGCAGAGCGTCGAGCACCGCGAGATAGGATTCGCCGGGCACGCAATAGATGCGGTCGGTGCCGTTGGCTTCCAGCGCGTCGACGATCAGTTGTCCGCCTGTCTTCATTGTCCCGACTTCTCCAGTTCGGCAAGAATTTCTTCGGTATGTTCGCCAAGGCGCGGCGAGGGGCGCTCATAGACCAGCGGCGTGCCGGACATCACCATCGGCGCGCGCACCGAGGGCAAAAGGTTGCCGCGACCGTCGTCGAGGTCGAGCCGGATGCCGCGCGCGATGGTCTGCGGATCGGCAAACATCTGACCGATGGTGTTGATCGGACTGGCCGGCACGCTTGCAGCCTCAAGCTTTGTCAGCAGCGGATCACGATCCCAGGTCTTCAGCGCGTCTATCATGCGCTCGCGCAGCTTTGCCCGGTTGGCAACGCGGGCGGGATTGGTGGCGAAATCGGGATTCGCTGGCAAATCGTCGAGACCGACGGCGGCACAGAATTTGGCGAACTGGCCGTCATTGCCGACCGCCAGGATGATGTGGCCGTCCCTGACGGGCACCACCTCATAGGGGGCGATGTTCATATGCGCATTGCCCATCTGCACCGGCGACTTGCCGGAGACGAGATAGTTGAGGCTCTGGTTGCCGAGCGCCGAGATCTGGGTGTCGAAAAGCGCCATGTCGATGTGTTGGCCTTCGCCGGTCTTCTCGGCATGGCGAAGTGCCGCCTGGATCGCTATGACCGAATAAAGACCGGTGAAGATGTCCGAAATGGCAACGCCGGCCTTTTGTGGCTCACGGCCGGCCTCGCCGGTGATCGACATCATGCCGGCCATGGCCTGGATGATGAAGTCATAGCCGGCGCGTGGGGCGTAAGGCCCGTCTTGGCCAAAACCGGTGATCGAGCAATAGATCAGCCGTGGGTTGATCTTGCGCAGGCTGTCATAATCGAGCCCATATTTCTTCAGGCCGCCGAGCTTGAAGTTTTCGATCATCACGTCTGCTGTCGCGGCCAGCCGGCGCACAGTGTTTGCGCCTTCGGGCGTCGAAAAGTCGACTGATATGGAGCGCTTGCCGCGATTGCAGGAATGATAGTAGGCGGCCGAAAGGTTCTCGCCGTCATGGCTTGTGACGAAGGGCGGGCCCCATTTGCGGGTGTCGTCGCCGCCATCCGGGCTCTCGACCTTGATGACGTCGGCGCCCAGATCACCAAGCAACTGCCCGGCCCATGGCCCGGCAAGGATGCGGGCGAGTTCGATTACGCGGATGCCTTTCAGGGGAGGTTGGGCCATGGATCACCAGAATTGGTCGGAACCGCAGCCTCTATCAATCTCGCGTGCTGCTGTCACGGCCCTTGCAATGGGCCAACCGGTCAGGGCTTCAGCACGCCGTCGGCCCAGGCCGCGAACTCATCCATGATCATGTTTCGATTCACCTCGTTCAGGCTTTCGTGGCGGGTTTCGGCGTAAACCTTTGAAACCAGATTCGAAAAGCCCATCATGCGCATGCGGCCAGCGAGATGGCTGACCGCCTTGCCGCCATCCGAGGCCGGATCCTTCTCGCCACCGACCAAATTGACGAACAGCTCGCGCCGCACGGTTGCAAAATTGCGGTTGCTGCCGCCATTGAGCGCCATTTGGACGACGTCCTGCCACATCGACACTGAGGCATCCCAGCCGCACAGCGGATCGGCGATGTATTTCGCCACTTCGGCCTCGTCGCGGGACAGCCAGTCGAACGGCGTGCGGTGGTTGGGCACCGCTTTGCCCCAGGCCTGAAAGGTGAGCCTCGGCAGCACGCGCGACGGCACGTCGGAACCCAGCCTGAATTTTTCCCAAGCAAGGATGCCCCGAGCGGCCTGGCCGAGCAGGCCGGCGGAGAAATTGCCGTTCCAGATGGCGGCGGCATGAACACGTGGCGAGTGGCGCAACAGGAAGTTCAGAGCGACGGATGCCCCCATCGAATGGCCGAACAGAATGACCGGCAGGCCGGGCTGTTCGCTGGCGATGAGGTCGTGGACAGCCACGACATCGGCGATGACCTTGGCGCCGCCATTCGTGTCGGCGAACCTTCCGAGCGGCGCGTCGGGCGCTACAGTGGCGCCATGGCCGCGATGGTCATGGACGTAGACGTGGTAGCCGCGCTCGCCAAGGAAATCGGCGAAGCGGGCATAGCGCGCCGCATGCTCGGCCAGCCCGTGATTGATCTGGACGACAGCGCGCGGCCGGTCGCCGGCGTGCTTCACATAGAGGTTGAGCGTGGCCCCGGTCGGTGAGGCCAGCGTCGTCTGCTTGTCAAATGGCATGTTTCGCTCCCGTCGGCGACTGTTGGGTGACGACGCGGGCAACGTCAAGGACGTCGCGGTGCGCTTCTGCTGCGTAGGCTGACAAAGGGTAGGGCGGATTTTGATCAACCACTCGTTACCTGACGCGCGCAGTGGCGATTGTTTTTGCGGCGGGCGAAAGAAATCGTAATTCTGACATGTCGCACGTTTCTAGCTTGCCCGAATGAACCGTCAGGAGTGCTGAAATGCGGATTTGGGCGATATGGAGTTCGGTGTTTCTTGCACTGGCCGGCGCCGGCGTGGCGCGAGCCGATGTGAAGATGAGCGGCTCCTTCGTGGCCGACGCCGCCTGTCCGGCAACGCAGGCGATCAAGAGCGGCAAGAACCCCGGTAGCGTTTCGACCGCGACCGGGCAGAGCTACGATCTTCTGGCGGGCAACAAGGATGGGCCGACGCATTATCTCATCCGCGTGCCTGGCGCCGATCCGGAGCGCCGTTGGGTGAAAATCAGTTGCGGCCATGTCACCGGCAGCAGTGCGTCGACGGCGCCTGCCGATCAGAACCAGTCGGCCTCACCGGCCTCGGGAAAACCGGAATATGTCTTCGCGCTGAGCTGGCAGCCGGCTTTTTGTGAAACCAAGGCCAGCAAGACCGAATGCCAGGCGCAGACCGCAGCCGGTTTCGATGCGACGCATTTCACCTTGCATGGCCTGTGGCCGCAGCCGAATGGGAATTTCTATTGCCAGGTGGCGGCAAGCGACAAAGCCAACGACAACCCGGCGCACTGGAAGGATTTGCCGCCGGTCAATCTCGATGCGAGCACGCGGTCGGAGCTCGATCAGGTGATGCCGGGCACCGCTTCCAAGCTCGACCGGCATGAGTGGATCAAGCACGGCACCTGTTACGGCAAAAGCCAGCAGGAGTATTTCGCCGATGCGTTGAACCTGATGCGCGCGGTGAATGCTTCGCCGGTGCGCGACCTGTTTACGAAAAGCATCGGCAAGCAGCTGACCTCGGACCAGATTCGCCGCGCCTTTGACAGCGCCTATGGCGCCGGGGCGGGCGAGCGGGTCCGTGTGTCCTGCCTGGTCGATCCTTCGGGCGGCAGACGGCTGATCGGTGAGTTGACGCTTGGCCTGACCGGTCCGATCGGCCCCAACAGCTCATTGGGCGACCTGTTGCAGGCCTCTGCGCCCACGACCAAGGCCGGTTGCCCCAAGGGTGCCGTCGACCCTGTTGGGTTCCAATAGGCGGCGGGGACTGTCGGTTCGTCCTTGCCCGATCTAGTGTGCATCGTGCACATCATTCGGCGGGGGTGGCGATGAATGGCATGACGGGCGGCGCGCTGGCGCGGCTGGCCTTCTGGGCCAGGGGTATGGTCGCAATCCGGGACGGCCGCATGGAATGGCCGGGCTTTTCCTGTACCGAGGCGGAGTGGGCGCGGATGCGAACACTCGCCGCGCCGATCGGTGCCGGTACCTACCAGCTGTTCACGCTGGTCAATGCCGCGATCTTCATCGCCCTTGCCGCGCTCGGCATCTTTTGCCTCTTCCTGCCGCTGGCGACACTCTTGTTCCCAGTCCCGGCGGAAACCAGCGCGCTCAAGTTTTCGCTGCTGCTCGCGGCCTGCGCCTTTCTGATCATCGGGCTCGGCCTGCCCATTTCCATGCGCCTTTCAAGTGCGCTGCTCGCCTCGAAAGCTATACGCGCAGCGCTCGTCGCAGCACCTGGCGACGAGGCCCTTGCCGCAAAAGTGTCCTGGCAGATCAACCGCATCACGCTCGTGCTGTGTGGCCTGCTGGTGCCGGGGATTCTTCTGTTCATCGCCTATGACATCAATGCCGGCCCGATCATCAGCGCGCTGAAATGGCTGGCGATCGCACTGATGGGTGTCTCGGTCGCGGTCGGGGCCTTGCAGCGAAAAAAGCGGGGCTGATCCGGGTCAGCCGCCTGAGGGCGAACGGTTCGGCGGAGACATTATCCGCCGGCACCCTGTTCTGAGCGGCTCCATGCGTCGAGCCTGTCGGCGTTGCTGGCAGCAGGTTCGCCGATGACACGGTCGCGTCCGGTCAGCTTGGCCTTGTAGAGTCGCTGGTCGGCGAGGGCAAAAAGATCGGCAAGACGCTGTGTGCTGTCACTGACGGTGGAGACGCCGGCGCTGACGGTAAGGTCGAACTTTCTGGTGTGTGCGGACGCCTTGACCGCGTGCCTGACGCTTTCGCCCAGCAATCTGGCGACCGGATGCGACCGGGCGCAGAGAATAGCGAATTCCTCGCCGCCGATCCGGAACACCTGACCCTCGACGCCCACAACCTCGGTCAGCACAGCGGCGATGGTTTTCAGGACCTTGTCGCCCTCGGCATGGCCGAAGCGATCGTTGATCGACTTGAAGTGGTCGACATCGATAATCAGCAGGCTGAGCGGCTTGGCCATGCGCAAACTGACTGCGACGGCGGTTTCGCCGTCGGTTTCGAAGCTGCCGCGATGCAAGAGGCCGGTGAGGCCGTCGCGGCCGACCTGTTCGATCAAAGCCTCATAGCGTTCGCGATAGGTCAGCGTGTCGAAGATGTCGGAAAGTCCGCGCGGCACTGCGACTTGCCGCGCTTCGAACCACCGGAGATAGGCGACAAGCATCAGGCTGTAGGTCAGGGCGGCGCCCATCTTGGCGAACCAGCCGCCGAAGAAAACCGCGATCGGCGCGCCGGCGACAAAATGCAGCGCGGTGAAAAATCCCGCCTGGTCGAAGGTCAGCACACAAGCGACGGAGATCAGGACGCGGGCGAAAAGCGCCTTGCGCAGATAACGCCCAAGCTTTTCATAGAGCAGGATGATGAGGATGGCGTCGATGAACAGCAGCGTCGTGCCCCACACCATCAGCCAGCCCATTTGGTCGATGAAACCGATGTCGGGAGCCTTGCCGCTGGGGAGCGGCGCGATCTCATGCAGGCGCAGGATCAGCACAAGCCCGATCATCAGCGCATTGCCGAGCAAGAGGCCGTAGATGGGTTGCCGGACGGTTGCCGCGTCCTCCTTGATGTAAAGCAGCAGCAGCATCACCAGCTTGCCGGAAAACAGCACGGCGGAGCCTGGCGAAACCATGCCGAAGGGCAAGGCGACGTAGAAGACGCTGGCGAGGTAGGTTTCCAGGAAATGCATGACGCCGAGCGCGCAGACAAACACGCCGAGGCCGATGCGGCTCCTCAAGCGGAAGAGCGAGACCATGACGCCGAAGTAGAGGACCGCTTCGGCAAGGAGCAGGAAACTGTTCAGCAATGCCGTCGATCCAATCCTTCTCTGGAAATCGCGGCGTGCCGTCGATTCCCCATCCAACACCGTTTTGACGCGCAAGGGTTAACCGCTGCTTTCGCGGGGCCCTGCTGCGATCCGAAAAGTTGATGACAGGATGGGCGCTCCCAGCCTGGGGAAAGCTCCAAAGCGCCAAAAGCGATTGCCGTTCGGCACGGCATCGCCTACATAGCGCGCAACTTCCATTCATTCTGATCAAGGAAAAGCGCGCGTGGCACGCCAGTTCATCTATCACATGGCCGGCCTCAACAAGGCCTATGGCACCAAGAAGGTGCTCGAGAATATCCATCTCTCCTTCTACCCCGACGCCAAGATCGGCATCCTCGGCCCCAACGGCGCCGGCAAGTCGACGATCCTCAAGATCATGGCCGGCATCGACAAGGAGTGGAACGGCGAGGCGTGGCTGGCCGAGGGTGCCACCGTCGGTTACCTGGCGCAGGAGCCGGCGCTCGACCCGAAGAAGACCGTGTTCGAAAACATCATGGAAGGCGTCGCCGCCAAGACCGCCATCATCGAGCGCTACAACGAATTGATGATGAACTATTCCGACGAGACGGCCGACGAGTCGGCCAAGCTCCAGGACGAGATGGACCGGCTGAACCTGTGGGATCTGGAACAACAAGTCGAAATGGCGATGGAGGCACTGGGCTGCCCGCCCAAGGAATCGGAAGTCACCAAGCTGTCAGGTGGCGAGCGCCGCCGCGTCGCGCTCTGCCAGCTCCTGCTGCGCCAGCCCGACCTTCTGCTGCTCGACGAGCCGACCAACCATCTCGACGCCGAAACGACGGCGTGGCTTGAAAAGCATCTGCGCGCCTATCCGGGCGCGGTGATGATCATCACCCACGATCGCTACTTCCTCGACAATGTCACCGGCTGGATCCTCGAGCTCGACCGTGGCCGCGGCATTCCTTATGAGGGCAACTACACCAAATATCTCGAAGCCAAGGCCAAGCGGCTCAAGCAGGAAGGCCGCGAGGACGATGCCCGCCAGCGTGCCATCGGCCGCGAGCGCGAGTGGATTCAGTCCAGCCCGAAGGCACGACAGACCAAGTCGAAAGCGCGTATCCAGGCATTCCAGGATTTGCTGGACGCAGCCGACAAG containing:
- a CDS encoding sensor domain-containing diguanylate cyclase; this translates as MLNSFLLLAEAVLYFGVMVSLFRLRSRIGLGVFVCALGVMHFLETYLASVFYVALPFGMVSPGSAVLFSGKLVMLLLLYIKEDAATVRQPIYGLLLGNALMIGLVLILRLHEIAPLPSGKAPDIGFIDQMGWLMVWGTTLLFIDAILIILLYEKLGRYLRKALFARVLISVACVLTFDQAGFFTALHFVAGAPIAVFFGGWFAKMGAALTYSLMLVAYLRWFEARQVAVPRGLSDIFDTLTYRERYEALIEQVGRDGLTGLLHRGSFETDGETAVAVSLRMAKPLSLLIIDVDHFKSINDRFGHAEGDKVLKTIAAVLTEVVGVEGQVFRIGGEEFAILCARSHPVARLLGESVRHAVKASAHTRKFDLTVSAGVSTVSDSTQRLADLFALADQRLYKAKLTGRDRVIGEPAASNADRLDAWSRSEQGAGG
- a CDS encoding CHRD domain-containing protein, whose amino-acid sequence is MRMRTFTPMLSALAISASILVVSPALADTVKMKATLDGGQQNPPVTTKGKGTATLGFDTTTKKLSWTVKYSGLSGPATAAHIHGPAATGANAGVVIPFKGKLKSPIKGSATLTDAQAADLEAGKYYVNVHTAANKDGEIRGQIETAK
- a CDS encoding ribonuclease T2 family protein; protein product: MRIWAIWSSVFLALAGAGVARADVKMSGSFVADAACPATQAIKSGKNPGSVSTATGQSYDLLAGNKDGPTHYLIRVPGADPERRWVKISCGHVTGSSASTAPADQNQSASPASGKPEYVFALSWQPAFCETKASKTECQAQTAAGFDATHFTLHGLWPQPNGNFYCQVAASDKANDNPAHWKDLPPVNLDASTRSELDQVMPGTASKLDRHEWIKHGTCYGKSQQEYFADALNLMRAVNASPVRDLFTKSIGKQLTSDQIRRAFDSAYGAGAGERVRVSCLVDPSGGRRLIGELTLGLTGPIGPNSSLGDLLQASAPTTKAGCPKGAVDPVGFQ
- a CDS encoding alpha/beta fold hydrolase, encoding MPFDKQTTLASPTGATLNLYVKHAGDRPRAVVQINHGLAEHAARYARFADFLGERGYHVYVHDHRGHGATVAPDAPLGRFADTNGGAKVIADVVAVHDLIASEQPGLPVILFGHSMGASVALNFLLRHSPRVHAAAIWNGNFSAGLLGQAARGILAWEKFRLGSDVPSRVLPRLTFQAWGKAVPNHRTPFDWLSRDEAEVAKYIADPLCGWDASVSMWQDVVQMALNGGSNRNFATVRRELFVNLVGGEKDPASDGGKAVSHLAGRMRMMGFSNLVSKVYAETRHESLNEVNRNMIMDEFAAWADGVLKP
- the ettA gene encoding energy-dependent translational throttle protein EttA is translated as MARQFIYHMAGLNKAYGTKKVLENIHLSFYPDAKIGILGPNGAGKSTILKIMAGIDKEWNGEAWLAEGATVGYLAQEPALDPKKTVFENIMEGVAAKTAIIERYNELMMNYSDETADESAKLQDEMDRLNLWDLEQQVEMAMEALGCPPKESEVTKLSGGERRRVALCQLLLRQPDLLLLDEPTNHLDAETTAWLEKHLRAYPGAVMIITHDRYFLDNVTGWILELDRGRGIPYEGNYTKYLEAKAKRLKQEGREDDARQRAIGREREWIQSSPKARQTKSKARIQAFQDLLDAADKRRPTDTQIVIPHGERLGNVVIEVDGLSKGFGDTLLIEGLEFKLPPGGIVGVIGPNGAGKTTLFRMITGQEKPDAGTVRVGETVKLGYVDQSRDTLDPAKTVWEEISGGAEVVKLGKFEANTRAYCASFNFRGGDQQQKVGNLSGGQRNRVHLAKMLKTGGNVLLLDEPTNDLDTETLAALEDALENFAGCAVIISHDRMFLDRLATHILAFEGDSHVEWFEGNFEDYEQDKIRRLGPDAVNPHRMTYKRLTR
- a CDS encoding thiamine pyrophosphate-binding protein, which gives rise to MKTGGQLIVDALEANGTDRIYCVPGESYLAVLDALHDSAIRTIVCRQEGGAAMMADCHGRLTGKPGICFVTRGPGATNASAGIHIAMQDSVPVILFIGQVASHAKEREAFQEVDYKRFFGDIAKWVVEIDDASRIPEFVTRAFAVATSGRPGPVVISLPEDMLTSLVEAPAALPHTPVETRPGEAELDTLEKLLGKARRPFVILGGTRWDAEAVQKMRTIAEAWWLPVGCSFRRQMLFDHLHPNYAGDVGIGINPKLANAIKQADLVLLIGGRMGEMPSSDYTLLKSPYPDQTLVHVHADAGELGRVYRPTLAINASPAAFVDAFAKRKPSGTAAWADETPKLHAAYLDWSTPPEGGPGSVQMGPIMNYLEKMLPDDAILTNGAGNYATWVHRFHRFRRFATQGAPTSGSMGYGTPAAVAAKELFPDRDVIAFAGDGCFLMNGQEFATAVQYDLPIIVIVVNNGIYGTIRMHQEREYPGRVVATDLKNPDFAALARAYGGHGETVDKTADFAPAFERARASGKPSIVEIRLDPEAITPTRTMTQIRDKV
- a CDS encoding CaiB/BaiF CoA transferase family protein — protein: MAQPPLKGIRVIELARILAGPWAGQLLGDLGADVIKVESPDGGDDTRKWGPPFVTSHDGENLSAAYYHSCNRGKRSISVDFSTPEGANTVRRLAATADVMIENFKLGGLKKYGLDYDSLRKINPRLIYCSITGFGQDGPYAPRAGYDFIIQAMAGMMSITGEAGREPQKAGVAISDIFTGLYSVIAIQAALRHAEKTGEGQHIDMALFDTQISALGNQSLNYLVSGKSPVQMGNAHMNIAPYEVVPVRDGHIILAVGNDGQFAKFCAAVGLDDLPANPDFATNPARVANRAKLRERMIDALKTWDRDPLLTKLEAASVPASPINTIGQMFADPQTIARGIRLDLDDGRGNLLPSVRAPMVMSGTPLVYERPSPRLGEHTEEILAELEKSGQ